A region of Rhodamnia argentea isolate NSW1041297 chromosome 9, ASM2092103v1, whole genome shotgun sequence DNA encodes the following proteins:
- the LOC115737016 gene encoding auxin-responsive protein SAUR77 — MDCLVLPVSMLRRRSTGSRLGYRPLSEEALGEPVERPAVTVVVGKERKEFLVDPFVLEESPFRVLIDSARRREVREEERVILVDVDSILFEHMLWLMHNDSTSLFQLNLKDIIDFYAQDF, encoded by the coding sequence ATGGATTGCTTGGTCTTGCCGGTCTCGATGCTGAGAAGGCGGTCCACGGGTTCGAGGCTGGGCTACCGGCCGCTCTCGGAGGAGGCACTGGGCGAGCCGGTGGAGCGGCCGGCTGTGACGGTGGTAGTGGGGAAGGAGAGGAAGGAGTTCCTGGTGGACCCTTTCGTGCTGGAGGAGAGCCCTTTCCGGGTCCTGATCGATTCGGCGAGGCGAAGAGAGGTGAGGGAAGAGGAGAGGGTGATTCTGGTGGATGTGGACTCGATCTTGTTCGAGCACATGTTGTGGTTGATGCACAATGATTCCACCTCTTTGTTCCAGCTCAATCTCAAGGACATCATTGACTTCTATGCTCAAGATTTTTAG